GATGCTTGAAACAATATTGCTTATGCAAGGTCAGATGGATTTCAGTAATGCGCTGTCAACGGCAATGGGAATGTCTTTCATTTCAATGCTGATGATGGAGATAGCAATGGAGATTACCGACCTTCTCTTTACTAGTGGTGAACTCGGACTCATGTACATCGCAATCCCATTCATGCTCATTGTCGGCTTCCTGACACCGTGGCCCTACAACTACTGGCGGCTGAAGAAGTTCGGTCAAGCTTGTCACTAAAGACTGTATTCGAGTTTATCAGACCTGCTCATGAGGTCCCTAAGACAATCTGGAGTTC
The genomic region above belongs to Candidatus Poseidoniia archaeon and contains:
- a CDS encoding DUF4396 domain-containing protein; the protein is MWWQSAHNTKWCLIGCSIGEFGTLAYYSFSGITADLVLYSNMWYFFAILPLINGLATSVMLETILLMQGQMDFSNALSTAMGMSFISMLMMEIAMEITDLLFTSGELGLMYIAIPFMLIVGFLTPWPYNYWRLKKFGQACH